A single window of Granulicella mallensis MP5ACTX8 DNA harbors:
- a CDS encoding efflux RND transporter permease subunit produces MDFSKFFIDRPIFAIVLSIVIFSLGLIAIPMLPSGEYPEVIPPSVVVRATYPGANPKEIAESVAEPLEEAINGVEGIMYMKSVAGSDGSLQVVVTFRPGVDPDTAAVRVQNRVSQALSRLPDEVRQFGVTTQKQSPTPLMYVSLYSPDKRYDSLYLRNYAVLHIKDELSRLPGIGDVQMIGSGDYAMRLWLDPNQLASRGLTAADVVNAVREQNVQVSAGQLGAEPSPKTTELLISINVRGRLRSEQEFRDIVLKDGGDGQIVHLSDVARVELGASDYTMDMYSDRQKAVAIGIFLTPGANALGVANSVYKRFRELSADFPPGIAYKPIWDPTVFVRESIRAVEHTLIEAVVLVVLVVILFLQTWRASIIPLIAVPVSVVGTFAWLYLLGYSINTLTLFGMVLAIGIVVDDAIVVVENVERNIQEGLNPCAAAHQAMREVSGPIIAIALVLCAVFVPMAFLSGVTGQFYRQFAVTIAISTVISAVNSLTLSPALAAQLLRGHDAPKDVLARGIERVFGWLFHPFNRFFERSSENYHGAVGRTLRHRGVVFGVYAFLLATTTFLFNKVPGGFIPTQDKLYLFSGAKLPEGASHARTNEVTSKMIEVAHSVDGVEMVAANSGFSALQQVNTPNLTVAYIILKPFDERRRSAAEINKELNAKFANIKEGFTYALMPPPIQGLGNGSGYSLYLEDRAGLGYGALQNALNTFQSTVAQTPGMTFPVSSYQANIPQLEVKVDRVKAKAQGIALSDLFDTLQTYLGSVYINDFNVFGRVYRVMAQADATHRQSAEDIGNLRVRNAHGEMVPIGSVVTVVPTYGPDPVMRYNGYPAADLIGDSDPKMLSSGQVVTKLTEIANKVLPRGIVLEWTDLSYQQVTQSHAAAVVFPLAVMLAFLVLAALFESWTLPLAVILIVPVCMCAALLGVWLTDGDNNVFVQVGLVVLMGLACKNAILIVEFARELEIQGKSIVEAALEACRMRLRPIVMTSIAFIAGSVPLLLGHGAGSEVRAATGITVFSGMLGVTLFGLFLTPVFYVALRTWTKKKLSEVTEESCGGVGVSNA; encoded by the coding sequence ATGGATTTCTCAAAATTCTTTATTGACCGGCCGATCTTCGCAATCGTTCTATCTATCGTCATTTTTTCGCTCGGGCTCATTGCCATCCCGATGCTTCCATCTGGGGAATATCCCGAAGTCATCCCGCCGAGCGTAGTGGTCCGTGCTACCTATCCTGGTGCCAATCCAAAGGAGATCGCCGAATCGGTGGCGGAACCTCTTGAAGAGGCGATCAATGGTGTCGAAGGCATTATGTACATGAAGTCTGTCGCCGGCTCAGACGGCAGCCTTCAAGTCGTGGTCACCTTTCGGCCCGGGGTCGATCCAGATACTGCAGCTGTGCGCGTGCAAAACAGGGTCAGCCAGGCGCTTTCGCGATTGCCCGACGAGGTGCGCCAGTTCGGCGTAACCACACAGAAACAATCTCCCACGCCGCTCATGTACGTGAGCTTGTACTCTCCCGACAAACGTTACGACTCACTGTACCTGCGCAACTATGCGGTCCTGCACATTAAGGACGAGTTGTCGCGCCTACCCGGTATTGGTGATGTCCAGATGATCGGTTCCGGCGATTATGCGATGCGTCTCTGGCTCGACCCGAACCAGCTCGCCTCACGCGGTCTCACGGCCGCCGATGTGGTCAACGCTGTGCGCGAGCAGAACGTGCAGGTGTCAGCAGGTCAGCTTGGAGCCGAGCCCTCGCCGAAGACAACCGAACTTCTGATCTCGATCAACGTGCGAGGCCGCCTCCGCAGTGAACAAGAGTTTCGAGACATCGTCCTCAAAGATGGCGGGGACGGCCAGATCGTGCACCTCTCCGATGTAGCGCGGGTGGAACTCGGCGCCAGCGACTACACCATGGATATGTACTCCGACCGCCAAAAAGCTGTAGCGATCGGGATATTCCTTACCCCCGGCGCCAATGCTTTAGGAGTCGCTAACTCGGTGTATAAACGGTTCCGCGAGTTATCTGCAGACTTTCCTCCCGGCATTGCCTACAAGCCAATCTGGGATCCTACCGTGTTCGTGCGCGAATCGATTCGTGCGGTTGAGCATACGTTGATCGAGGCCGTGGTGCTGGTGGTGCTGGTAGTGATTCTGTTCTTGCAGACCTGGCGCGCGTCCATCATTCCGCTCATTGCGGTGCCAGTCTCTGTAGTTGGCACATTTGCGTGGCTATATTTGTTGGGTTACTCGATTAACACACTGACGCTATTCGGCATGGTACTTGCGATCGGCATCGTCGTCGATGATGCGATTGTCGTGGTCGAGAATGTCGAGCGCAATATCCAGGAGGGCTTAAATCCGTGTGCTGCTGCCCACCAGGCGATGAGAGAAGTATCCGGACCCATCATTGCGATTGCGCTGGTGCTTTGCGCGGTGTTCGTGCCTATGGCGTTTCTCTCCGGCGTCACTGGTCAGTTCTACCGGCAGTTTGCGGTAACCATCGCGATCTCTACCGTGATCTCCGCCGTCAACTCACTGACTTTGTCGCCGGCGCTCGCAGCACAGTTACTCAGAGGGCACGATGCGCCCAAAGATGTGTTGGCTCGCGGCATCGAACGGGTCTTCGGCTGGCTGTTTCATCCGTTCAATCGCTTCTTTGAGCGTAGCTCGGAGAACTATCACGGTGCGGTCGGGCGCACGCTACGTCACCGTGGAGTTGTGTTCGGCGTATATGCGTTTTTGCTGGCCACGACCACATTTTTGTTCAACAAAGTGCCGGGAGGATTCATCCCAACCCAGGACAAACTCTATCTTTTCTCCGGGGCCAAGCTGCCTGAAGGTGCTTCGCACGCTCGCACCAATGAGGTCACGAGCAAGATGATTGAGGTTGCCCACAGTGTAGATGGTGTCGAGATGGTGGCCGCCAACTCAGGATTCAGCGCGCTGCAGCAAGTCAATACACCAAACCTTACGGTGGCTTACATCATCCTCAAGCCGTTCGATGAGCGCCGTCGCAGCGCAGCGGAGATCAACAAAGAACTGAACGCCAAGTTTGCGAACATCAAGGAAGGCTTCACCTATGCTTTGATGCCTCCACCCATTCAGGGGCTCGGCAATGGCTCGGGTTACTCGCTTTATTTGGAAGATCGAGCCGGGCTCGGGTATGGTGCTCTGCAGAATGCGTTGAACACGTTCCAGAGCACCGTCGCGCAAACTCCAGGGATGACCTTTCCCGTCAGCTCCTACCAGGCCAACATCCCACAACTCGAAGTCAAGGTGGATCGGGTTAAGGCTAAGGCGCAGGGAATTGCATTATCCGATCTATTCGACACCCTGCAGACCTATCTTGGTTCGGTCTATATCAACGACTTCAATGTATTCGGACGCGTCTACCGGGTCATGGCGCAGGCCGATGCCACCCATCGCCAGAGCGCGGAGGACATCGGCAATCTGCGTGTGCGCAATGCGCACGGTGAAATGGTGCCTATCGGCTCGGTTGTGACGGTCGTACCCACTTATGGCCCTGATCCGGTCATGCGTTACAACGGTTACCCAGCCGCTGATCTTATCGGCGACTCCGACCCCAAAATGCTTTCATCCGGACAGGTGGTCACCAAGCTTACGGAGATCGCGAACAAGGTGCTGCCCCGTGGCATCGTACTTGAGTGGACAGACTTGAGCTATCAGCAGGTGACACAAAGCCATGCAGCCGCCGTGGTCTTTCCGCTTGCTGTGATGCTGGCCTTCCTCGTTCTCGCCGCTCTATTTGAGAGCTGGACATTGCCGCTTGCAGTCATCTTGATTGTGCCTGTATGCATGTGCGCGGCACTTCTTGGAGTGTGGCTCACGGATGGCGACAACAATGTATTCGTGCAGGTGGGCTTAGTGGTTTTGATGGGCCTGGCCTGTAAGAACGCGATCCTCATCGTTGAGTTTGCACGAGAGTTAGAGATTCAGGGCAAGAGTATCGTCGAAGCTGCGCTCGAAGCCTGTCGCATGCGTCTGCGTCCGATTGTGATGACCTCGATCGCTTTTATCGCCGGTTCGGTTCCATTGCTCCTGGGGCACGGCGCCGGCAGCGAAGTTCGCGCCGCGACAGGCATTACCGTCTTCTCTGGAATGCTCGGTGTGACCTTGTTTGGTCTCTTTCTGACTCCGGTATTTTATGTAGCACTGCGTACCTGGACGAAGAAAAAGCTTAGCGAAGTAACGGAAGAGTCTTGCGGAGGCGTAGGGGTGAGCAATGCTTAA
- a CDS encoding polysaccharide deacetylase family protein, with the protein MEIPQWLPAEKQAAICFTIDDIHPGKSSDAYEAGGDLEKGALGHIQWLLERHPQLRATFFVTADWRELAPHVTRPLLAQIPILRDSVYLTKVRPLGEMRLSRHPEFVAYLKSLPRTDVSLHGLHHIRKGKQIPMEFLGKDRAECDVMLSEMISIFREAGLPFSPGMCPPAWAYNDDLGSAMLAQGLQFVAPTRDIRTPIASGAVTAMSGVQGVSLIHPEWLYPESLQGGQLLHFSSNFQATSPIERAFEIIENNGLVAIKAHIIKNTYGHIMLDGMDDLYRNYLDLVFTELDRRYGNRLWWTSMAEITACVNERRTSELPVCV; encoded by the coding sequence GTGGAGATACCGCAGTGGCTGCCCGCAGAGAAACAGGCGGCTATCTGTTTCACTATCGACGACATCCACCCGGGCAAAAGCAGCGATGCTTACGAAGCAGGCGGCGACCTGGAGAAAGGTGCTCTAGGCCACATCCAATGGCTTCTGGAGCGCCACCCTCAGCTCCGCGCCACATTCTTCGTTACTGCCGACTGGCGGGAGCTTGCTCCGCATGTCACACGCCCTCTGCTGGCCCAAATTCCTATTCTGCGAGACTCCGTCTACCTCACGAAGGTTCGTCCCCTGGGCGAGATGCGTCTCAGTCGCCATCCCGAATTCGTTGCCTATCTCAAAAGCCTTCCACGTACGGATGTTTCCCTGCACGGTCTCCACCACATCCGTAAGGGCAAACAGATTCCCATGGAATTCCTCGGCAAAGACCGCGCCGAATGCGATGTGATGCTCTCCGAAATGATCTCCATTTTCCGCGAAGCGGGTCTTCCCTTCTCTCCCGGAATGTGCCCACCCGCCTGGGCCTACAACGACGACCTCGGCTCTGCCATGCTGGCCCAGGGCCTGCAATTTGTCGCACCTACCCGTGATATCCGTACGCCCATCGCATCCGGCGCGGTTACGGCCATGAGTGGCGTGCAAGGCGTCTCGCTGATCCATCCGGAATGGCTCTACCCTGAATCGCTCCAGGGCGGCCAGCTTTTACACTTCAGCAGTAATTTTCAGGCCACCTCACCCATCGAACGAGCCTTCGAGATCATCGAAAACAACGGCCTTGTGGCCATCAAGGCTCACATCATCAAGAACACCTACGGCCACATCATGCTTGACGGCATGGACGATCTCTATCGCAACTATCTCGACCTCGTGTTTACAGAACTGGACCGTCGATACGGCAACCGCCTCTGGTGGACATCGATGGCGGAAATTACGGCCTGCGTCAACGAACGAAGAACTAGCGAGCTACCGGTATGCGTGTAG
- a CDS encoding efflux transporter outer membrane subunit, which yields MLNRKSILATVFSLGLTGCSVGPHYKQPTLVLPQQFTAPDTASVDVSPHADADDPEFWHSFNDPELSSLVQRSLTANNDLRVALAHYDSANALLREAKFDRYPTVTMSTSVGRQKFGANQAFGYPRNNRFFTPGINASWELDFFGRVRHNIEAQRQQTLADASNLAAMQVTVVGEVASTYIDLRGRQELLRIARENVENEQETVRLVEAAYSAGRGTEFDTSRARALLETTTSRIPELLSAIALDEHRLAVLCGLSPEALVSELEVAKPLPDLPQRIDLGTPADLVRRRPDVSASEERLHAATEQIGIATADLFPRVNFAGLLGLNEFHGDTPFDGVSAVNLAALNIDWSFLDRGRVRARIAAKRADGDAQLAQYQQSVLLALEDVENALVSYARSQDRDVQLQLAANDSKRAADLASVRFKNGATGLLDLLDAQRVQLQAEDAYAESHSNSAISAVLLYKSLAGGWPQHFPPAPRGGRP from the coding sequence ATGCTTAATCGCAAATCAATTCTGGCGACGGTGTTCTCTCTTGGGCTCACCGGGTGTTCCGTTGGCCCTCATTACAAGCAGCCAACGCTTGTACTTCCGCAGCAGTTTACCGCTCCCGATACCGCGTCTGTTGACGTTAGCCCGCACGCAGACGCGGATGATCCGGAGTTCTGGCATAGCTTCAATGACCCGGAGCTCAGCTCGCTTGTGCAGCGTTCACTTACTGCGAATAACGATCTGCGCGTCGCGCTGGCCCATTACGACAGCGCCAATGCCTTATTGCGTGAAGCAAAGTTTGACCGCTATCCCACCGTAACGATGAGCACGAGCGTGGGAAGACAGAAGTTCGGCGCTAACCAGGCGTTTGGCTATCCGAGAAATAATCGCTTTTTTACCCCAGGGATCAATGCAAGTTGGGAACTCGATTTCTTTGGTCGCGTTCGTCACAACATAGAGGCGCAACGCCAGCAGACTCTTGCGGATGCAAGTAACCTCGCGGCGATGCAGGTTACCGTGGTTGGAGAAGTTGCGAGCACCTATATAGATCTCCGTGGACGGCAGGAACTTCTTCGGATCGCGCGAGAGAATGTTGAGAATGAGCAGGAAACAGTACGGCTGGTTGAGGCGGCTTACTCAGCTGGTAGAGGAACAGAGTTCGATACGTCGAGAGCACGCGCTCTTCTGGAGACGACAACCTCGCGCATTCCGGAGCTGCTCTCTGCGATCGCACTCGATGAACACCGCCTTGCCGTGCTATGCGGGCTCTCTCCAGAGGCTCTTGTCTCCGAGCTTGAAGTGGCAAAGCCACTACCCGATCTTCCTCAACGTATCGATCTTGGAACACCGGCCGATCTTGTACGCCGTCGCCCCGACGTAAGCGCGTCGGAGGAACGCCTGCATGCTGCGACAGAACAAATCGGTATTGCTACTGCCGATCTTTTCCCGCGTGTCAACTTCGCGGGCCTTCTTGGATTGAACGAGTTCCATGGGGATACACCGTTCGATGGAGTCAGCGCGGTGAACCTGGCGGCATTGAACATCGACTGGTCCTTCCTCGACCGAGGAAGAGTTCGCGCTCGCATCGCAGCCAAGCGGGCCGATGGCGATGCACAACTTGCCCAGTACCAGCAGTCGGTTCTCCTGGCTCTTGAGGACGTAGAGAACGCTCTGGTGAGCTATGCGAGGTCGCAGGATCGTGACGTTCAACTCCAGCTCGCGGCCAACGATAGTAAACGTGCAGCCGATCTTGCCAGTGTTCGTTTTAAGAATGGAGCTACCGGTTTACTGGATTTGCTGGACGCGCAGAGAGTACAACTGCAGGCCGAAGACGCTTATGCGGAAAGCCATTCCAACAGCGCCATCTCTGCCGTTCTACTGTACAAATCGCTTGCCGGCGGATGGCCACAACATTTTCCTCCGGCTCCGAGAGGCGGAAGGCCCTGA
- a CDS encoding TIGR03118 family protein: protein MKTFLSLASIVLSASFVGPFANAQHYTQVNLVANVSGVAPVTDPHLVNPWGLSRTSGSPWWISDNGTGLSTLYNGAGAITPLVVTIPKANPNSKTFPTGTPTGTIANSSPTDFVLAPGAAAAFLFSTLDGTISGWNPNVGVAAGGAPGSSTNAVIVVKTTDGSSYTGLTSALINGNRYLYAANFNKGTVDVYNSAFQRVTLRPNRDGDRDDENNRAFTDDRLPRNFVPFNVQAIGNDIVVTFVLHQEGKPLETDGPGLGYVDIFSSDGQLLQRLEHGDWLNAPWGVALAPLDFGIFSHDLLVGQFAGAGSSEGSGTIAAYDLATGKFIGLVQDASGKPLSINGLWALSPGNSAAPGSYDPAATPAAELYFSAGPDKGTGGLFGYLKPVATELTVGNDQ, encoded by the coding sequence ATGAAGACGTTCCTGTCCCTGGCCTCAATCGTATTGTCGGCCTCGTTTGTTGGACCATTTGCCAATGCTCAGCATTACACTCAAGTCAATCTGGTCGCCAACGTATCTGGCGTAGCCCCTGTTACCGATCCCCATCTCGTCAATCCGTGGGGACTCTCTCGAACTTCTGGTAGCCCTTGGTGGATCTCCGATAACGGGACTGGCCTTAGCACTCTTTACAACGGCGCCGGAGCAATCACTCCACTCGTCGTTACTATCCCGAAGGCCAATCCCAACAGCAAGACCTTCCCCACGGGCACTCCCACCGGAACGATTGCTAACTCCAGTCCGACCGACTTTGTTCTGGCCCCGGGCGCGGCTGCTGCCTTTCTCTTTTCCACCCTTGACGGCACTATCTCCGGCTGGAACCCGAACGTTGGCGTAGCAGCAGGCGGGGCCCCGGGATCTTCCACGAACGCCGTCATCGTAGTCAAGACTACCGATGGTTCCAGTTACACCGGGCTTACCAGTGCTCTCATTAACGGCAATCGTTATCTCTACGCCGCCAACTTCAACAAAGGTACTGTGGATGTTTACAACAGTGCCTTTCAAAGAGTCACTTTGCGGCCGAACCGGGACGGTGATCGAGATGACGAAAATAACAGGGCGTTTACTGACGATCGTCTGCCCCGAAACTTCGTGCCCTTCAACGTACAGGCCATCGGCAACGACATCGTCGTCACTTTCGTTCTCCACCAGGAAGGCAAGCCATTAGAGACTGACGGTCCCGGTCTTGGCTACGTCGATATCTTCTCCTCTGATGGTCAACTCCTTCAACGCCTCGAGCACGGTGACTGGCTCAATGCTCCCTGGGGCGTAGCCCTTGCGCCGCTCGACTTCGGCATCTTTAGTCACGATCTGCTCGTCGGGCAGTTTGCTGGCGCAGGCTCGTCCGAGGGGAGCGGAACCATAGCCGCTTACGATCTCGCCACCGGTAAGTTCATCGGTTTGGTACAGGACGCAAGCGGAAAACCGCTTTCCATTAATGGCCTCTGGGCCCTCAGCCCCGGCAATAGTGCCGCACCAGGCAGCTATGATCCCGCTGCCACACCCGCGGCAGAACTCTATTTCAGCGCTGGACCAGACAAGGGCACTGGTGGGCTCTTCGGCTACCTCAAACCCGTTGCCACTGAACTGACAGTAGGCAACGACCAGTAA
- a CDS encoding efflux RND transporter periplasmic adaptor subunit, producing MANQNMSGKRPADIRDRYWAGLAFFAHRISFRHLLLACTCAGALVIPLAGCKSAPDKKQPSPVVVEVAAVVPKPIRLSDDFNGRVASINSVDVRARVTGYVDKVAYREGDNVKRGDLLFVIDPRPYRDALDSAKASLERERAAAAFAGIQSKRAQALNASKAISLEEYQNRDSDLSQSTARVHEAEAAVATAELNLSFTEVRSPVDGRTSRAQLTRGNLVQADQTVLTTVVSQDPLYVYFDCDEQSYLRFQERVHRGSGVSSANPVHVALANETGFPHAGRIDFLDNEVNPSTGTIRARVILPNPDRLLTPGLYARVQLESTGTVQALLVDDKAILTDQDQKYVYVVGSGNVAQRKNVVTGSMADGLRLIQSGLAPGDKVIVGGLQQIYFPGAPIAPQEVAMGAVTASSTSTPAQEARK from the coding sequence GTGGCTAATCAGAATATGAGCGGGAAGCGCCCGGCGGACATCCGCGATCGGTATTGGGCGGGCCTTGCTTTCTTTGCACATCGGATTTCGTTTAGGCATCTTCTGCTTGCCTGCACCTGTGCTGGGGCTTTGGTAATCCCTCTTGCGGGATGTAAGTCGGCGCCCGATAAGAAGCAGCCTTCACCGGTCGTTGTGGAAGTCGCTGCGGTCGTGCCCAAGCCGATTCGTCTGTCTGACGACTTCAACGGCCGTGTCGCATCCATCAATTCCGTGGATGTGCGGGCCAGGGTGACAGGCTACGTGGATAAGGTTGCCTATCGAGAGGGAGACAACGTAAAGCGCGGTGACCTACTGTTCGTCATTGATCCGCGGCCGTATCGCGATGCTCTCGACAGTGCAAAAGCGAGTCTGGAGCGCGAGCGGGCAGCGGCGGCATTTGCAGGTATTCAGTCGAAAAGAGCACAAGCGCTGAACGCTTCTAAGGCGATTTCGCTGGAGGAATATCAGAACCGCGATTCCGATCTCTCTCAGAGCACCGCTCGGGTCCATGAGGCGGAAGCCGCAGTTGCAACAGCAGAGCTCAATTTGTCCTTCACGGAAGTACGGTCGCCTGTCGATGGACGAACTAGCCGAGCTCAGCTCACGCGCGGGAATCTTGTGCAAGCCGATCAAACAGTGCTTACCACCGTCGTCTCTCAAGATCCTTTATACGTTTACTTCGATTGCGATGAGCAGAGTTATTTACGTTTTCAGGAGAGAGTGCATCGCGGAAGCGGAGTGAGTTCGGCGAACCCAGTGCATGTCGCGTTGGCGAATGAAACCGGCTTTCCTCATGCCGGCAGGATCGATTTTCTTGACAATGAAGTCAATCCATCGACCGGAACAATTCGGGCCCGCGTCATATTGCCCAATCCTGACCGTCTTCTCACTCCAGGCCTCTATGCACGCGTTCAGCTTGAGAGCACCGGCACCGTGCAGGCGCTTCTGGTTGATGACAAAGCGATTCTTACCGATCAGGACCAGAAGTATGTGTATGTCGTGGGTTCCGGCAATGTGGCGCAGCGCAAAAATGTTGTGACGGGAAGCATGGCAGATGGCCTGCGTCTGATTCAATCCGGTCTTGCTCCAGGAGACAAAGTGATCGTCGGCGGATTGCAACAGATCTATTTCCCCGGTGCTCCTATCGCTCCCCAGGAAGTCGCAATGGGAGCTGTGACTGCCAGCAGCACCTCCACTCCTGCTCAGGAAGCCCGCAAGTAA
- a CDS encoding GNAT family N-acetyltransferase: MRVEINPPDLDSEYLRCLNACFPGWGDRQMAQWAFRRELAPDPMPDLMVLREENELLAGSAVSYRSIVLPNGSRVRAGIMTGSWTLPAARGRGCFARIIERSVAITRERGGALLLAFVTEDNPSCRQLLKAGATPVPTSYLFTDLDDSRPEDQAAPGLVILKDAELSEAVALWAKGHEGKCRFAYSSLEDWKGQFIDRPGSVETVRNASGAFAVIDRNPTTDRILAWWAPSQTSALQLLNELRAAALSKGRKLFTFSTDAAIAAQCEAMGFKRKPGYLTVMVTDWERLGRALETTALREPDHHALLNPASPWFAGEWDIQSGDRM; this comes from the coding sequence ATGCGTGTAGAAATCAATCCTCCTGACCTCGACTCCGAATATCTCCGCTGTCTGAACGCCTGTTTCCCCGGCTGGGGCGATAGGCAGATGGCTCAGTGGGCCTTTCGACGTGAACTGGCTCCTGATCCCATGCCGGATCTGATGGTGCTCCGCGAAGAGAACGAACTACTGGCGGGTTCGGCCGTTAGCTACCGTAGCATCGTGTTGCCTAACGGCAGCAGGGTCCGGGCAGGCATCATGACGGGATCGTGGACGCTGCCCGCTGCCCGTGGCCGTGGATGCTTCGCACGCATCATCGAGCGGTCGGTGGCGATTACGCGGGAGCGCGGAGGAGCTTTGCTGTTGGCTTTCGTGACAGAGGACAATCCGAGCTGCAGGCAACTCCTGAAGGCGGGAGCGACGCCCGTTCCGACTTCCTATTTATTTACCGATCTCGATGATTCCCGGCCTGAAGATCAAGCTGCTCCGGGGCTTGTAATCCTAAAGGATGCGGAGCTTTCCGAGGCCGTCGCGCTGTGGGCGAAAGGTCACGAGGGAAAATGCCGCTTCGCCTACTCCAGCCTTGAAGACTGGAAAGGACAGTTCATCGATCGTCCCGGAAGCGTAGAAACCGTTCGCAACGCATCAGGAGCCTTCGCCGTTATCGATAGGAATCCAACGACCGATAGAATCCTGGCCTGGTGGGCACCCTCACAAACATCCGCGTTGCAGCTCTTGAACGAGCTTCGCGCCGCTGCCCTGTCAAAGGGACGCAAACTCTTCACCTTTTCGACCGATGCAGCCATCGCAGCGCAATGCGAGGCAATGGGTTTCAAAAGAAAACCTGGCTATCTCACGGTAATGGTCACCGATTGGGAGCGACTTGGACGAGCATTGGAGACGACAGCTTTGCGGGAGCCTGACCACCATGCGCTCCTCAACCCTGCTAGCCCCTGGTTTGCCGGAGAATGGGACATCCAATCCGGTGACCGCATGTAA
- a CDS encoding peptide-N4-asparagine amidase codes for MNKTAVGLRVLNPLPTVSKLLLLVSVFCGAASAQVVLAPSNPQIGSSNPVSAEPLVTRPDTKPCIVSLLSNAPFASFNGAPLTYTPPADCPGPWAKVVLTADFTVSSGNQFDRSAWFYLGDVNIFYGTTAEPRSNLSPSWHVERDLTDLTSFFKTPQTGLASIGNIVNSVDTSTIFASAALEFYPVARFTPAPVVPDIIVPVSVGNGPATLNTTTDQVTQTLNLPRNVEKVYLDVFAQNQSNDEFYYLCVPNDQTGTLESCGNTAFRETEITIDGKPAGVAPVFPFIFTGGIDPFLWEPITGVQTLNFKPYRVDLTPYAGVLGDGSQHIVGISVFNANTLFLATANMLVFTDHGSKEVSGGLISNTLSAAPTPQVNENLTTSTSGVVTGTVAIGSNRSFTISGFVNTSHGRVETTVEQQVNFLSTQTFNVNPNTGGDVQNAVQTSTVDSKTTTRSGILVETESRHVSYPLTVNFSFIANANGTFTQATTANQQNLMTESKTLNGFPLFESNTQEQVNSNDTLQLNASENLTSAAGKSNASYQSNDSLGNCFSRSLTAENQVLTSVTDGKGCHERRF; via the coding sequence ATGAATAAAACAGCAGTTGGCTTGCGTGTCCTCAACCCCCTCCCCACCGTCTCCAAGCTCCTTTTACTCGTCTCTGTATTTTGTGGCGCTGCCTCCGCGCAGGTCGTCCTCGCTCCGTCAAACCCGCAGATCGGCTCTTCCAATCCCGTCAGCGCGGAGCCACTGGTCACGCGGCCAGACACCAAACCCTGCATTGTTTCGCTGCTCTCCAATGCACCGTTTGCCAGCTTCAACGGCGCGCCGCTCACCTACACCCCTCCCGCGGATTGCCCCGGTCCATGGGCCAAGGTCGTTCTCACGGCAGATTTCACGGTATCGTCCGGGAACCAGTTCGATCGCAGCGCCTGGTTCTATCTTGGCGACGTCAACATCTTCTACGGCACTACCGCCGAGCCCCGCAGCAACCTGAGCCCCTCCTGGCACGTCGAGCGTGACCTTACCGACCTTACGTCCTTTTTCAAGACGCCGCAGACCGGCCTCGCCAGTATCGGCAACATCGTCAACTCCGTTGACACCAGTACCATCTTCGCGAGCGCGGCGCTCGAGTTTTACCCTGTCGCCCGCTTTACCCCGGCTCCTGTTGTGCCGGACATCATCGTGCCGGTAAGCGTTGGCAACGGCCCCGCCACGCTCAACACCACTACCGATCAGGTCACACAGACCCTCAACCTGCCGCGAAACGTAGAGAAGGTCTACCTCGACGTCTTCGCGCAGAACCAGTCCAACGATGAGTTCTACTACTTGTGCGTGCCCAACGACCAGACCGGCACGCTGGAGAGCTGCGGCAATACCGCGTTCCGCGAGACCGAGATCACCATCGACGGCAAACCCGCCGGCGTCGCGCCCGTCTTTCCCTTCATCTTCACCGGCGGCATCGATCCCTTCCTATGGGAGCCCATCACCGGCGTGCAGACGCTTAACTTCAAGCCCTACCGCGTCGACCTCACACCCTATGCCGGCGTGCTCGGCGATGGCAGCCAGCACATCGTCGGCATCAGCGTCTTCAACGCCAACACCCTCTTCCTCGCCACCGCGAACATGCTCGTCTTCACCGACCATGGCAGCAAAGAGGTCAGCGGCGGCCTGATCAGCAACACTCTCAGCGCTGCTCCAACCCCACAGGTCAACGAAAACCTCACGACCAGCACCAGCGGTGTAGTCACGGGCACAGTCGCGATTGGCTCCAACCGGTCCTTCACCATCAGTGGCTTCGTCAACACCTCGCACGGACGTGTGGAAACCACGGTTGAGCAGCAGGTCAACTTCCTCAGCACGCAGACCTTCAACGTCAACCCGAATACAGGCGGTGATGTGCAGAACGCCGTTCAGACCAGTACCGTCGATTCAAAGACCACCACGCGGAGCGGCATTCTGGTGGAGACGGAGTCCAGGCATGTGTCGTATCCGTTGACGGTGAACTTCTCGTTCATCGCCAACGCCAACGGGACCTTCACGCAGGCAACGACGGCGAACCAGCAGAACCTGATGACTGAGTCGAAGACCCTCAACGGATTTCCGCTCTTCGAGAGCAATACGCAGGAGCAGGTCAACTCCAACGACACGTTGCAGCTAAACGCCAGCGAGAACCTTACGTCTGCGGCAGGCAAATCGAACGCGTCCTATCAAAGCAACGACTCGCTGGGTAACTGCTTCAGCCGTTCGCTTACAGCCGAGAACCAGGTGCTGACGTCTGTCACCGACGGTAAGGGCTGTCACGAACGACGCTTCTAG